The Papaver somniferum cultivar HN1 chromosome 6, ASM357369v1, whole genome shotgun sequence genome segment CTATTGGAAGCACCTCATGAAATATAACTTCCAGAGACCAACACACACATTCCATATTGATATTTCTGGATAATTGAAGTAAGAGCAGTACTATAAGCCACTGCTTAAGCCGACTAAGatattagtgctcaattttgtattttagGGTCTATAGCATATCCTATCAAGCAAAGGGATACATATTATTTTGAATTTTTACACCAAAAATGATGAGTTTGACCTAATAAAAAGATAATTCACAAACCAATTCCAGTAAAATTACTTATAGTCATCGATTCAACAAACAAATTACCTCATAAGCGGCAAGAATTTGAACAAATCGTTGAGAGGAAGCTGGATCAGAAGAACCACCTACTAAATCAGGATGAGTTTCTTTGGCTAATTTTCGAAATGAAGCTTTGATTTCATCAAAACTGCTATTCTCTGAAACCATTAATATCTCATAAGCATTTTCTCCCGCGAAATTATTATTCCCACCATCAGAACCTGTACTGAACCACCGTTTTCTTCTACTATCACTGTTACTAATTATAATCACCCTAAAGACGGGATTTGTAGGTCGGATTGTCATTTTGATTTGGATTTTCTGGATGAAAAAGTCTGAATTGAAGAAAGATTTGGCTTCAGTTGTATTTCATTTTCTCGGGAAAGAGTGTGTTAAAAGAGTTAAGACAACTCTTTGGTACGGTTCCGGACAAAACCAGAACCGAAACCAAAGAGAATGGTTCCTAATCATCCGGCACATTATGGTTTACCGCAACAGATTTTGCATTACTTGTAAAAGAGACAGAAAACTAAAGCTAGAACTGAAACATTTCTGAGAAAAAAACATAATTTAAAAAGCTAAACTACAGACTAGTTGGTGAAGACTGAACTTATTGTCTCTACTATCTGAACTTGAAGGTATCGTAGGTGATGGCCGATTAACCACGAGTAGTTTTCCTGAGAGGAATTGGATCACCTCCATCACCGTCTCCAAGTCCATTACCGCCACCCAAACCATAACTTGAGCCACCATCAGCTACGCCAGGACCAAAATTTGAGTCGCCACCGCCTACACCCCCTACAGAACCATAGCTAGAGCCACTCCCACCGCCATTACCAAAGCCAGATCCTGAACCTGACCCGAAGCCGCCGCCACTGCCCGTACCAGTTCCATAACCTGAGCTGCCGCTGCCGTGGCCGTAGCCAAATCCCGATCCAGAGCCTTCAGTGCTTCCACTACCTTGTCCTGAGCCTGAGCCAAAACCACTACCACTGCCACCTGCATAACCATGTCCCGTACTACTACCAGAGCCACAACCAGCCCCGGTGGTTGCACCTCCGTATCCTAATGCTGGACTCCCAATATGATTGCAAGGTCGTGCGTACGTAGTCTCGTGAACCCAGTTATCTGCAATATTATGACCATGATCATGATGGTGGTGACCCATCAATGCATTT includes the following:
- the LOC113291212 gene encoding keratin-associated protein 6-2-like, which codes for MAEWNMVIRLKCLTFLSFWVFITCCVIVEAARENALMGHHHHDHGHNIADNWVHETTYARPCNHIGSPALGYGGATTGAGCGSGSSTGHGYAGGSGSGFGSGSGQGSGSTEGSGSGFGYGHGSGSSGYGTGTGSGGGFGSGSGSGFGNGGGSGSSYGSVGGVGGGDSNFGPGVADGGSSYGLGGGNGLGDGDGGDPIPLRKTTRG